A stretch of DNA from Planctomycetaceae bacterium:
TTGTGCTGCCGATGATGTCGGATCTGGGAGCGTTGCGATGACCAGCCCTACAGCCGGATATTTCGTGGTTCTCGGTGCGCTGCAGTTCTGCATCCTGTTCGCGTCGGCGATTGTTCCATTTCAGCTCGACTGGAAAAACCAGCTCGCTCAACTGCCAAGACTGCTCAGACAACTGTTCTGGGTCTACGGTGCCTATGTCGTGCTCGCGATCGTGTCGCTGGCGGCGATCTGCGTTGCCGCGGCGGATGAACTGGCAGCCGGTGGCCGACTGGCAACGTGTTTCTGCATCTACGGCGCAGCGTTCTGGGGAATCCGGCTTTCACTGCAGCCGGTTCTGAACGCGAAACCCCATCTGACGAACCTGGCGCTGCGGATTGGTTATCAATCGCTGACCGTCGTCTTTGCGACCGTGACAGCGATGTACCTGGCAGCGCTGCTGTAGGCTCACGCTTCGTCGGCGGCCCAAGACCATTCGGCGAGTGTTGAGGTGTGGTCGCAGATTTCTTCCGGCTTGAAGTAGATGCCGATTTCGCGTTTGGCGCTGGCGACGCTGTCGCTGCCGTGGATTAGGTTCATCTGCCGGCTGGCTCCGTAGTCGCCGCGGATCGTGCCCGGGGCCGATTCGCGACCGTTCGTTTTGCCCATCAGCGTTCTCATTACGGACACGGCTTCCGGCCCCTGAATTATCATCGCTACGACCGGACCGGACGTGATGAAGCTTTCCAGATCCGGATAGAACGGCTTGGCTGCGTGTTCGGCGTAGTGTTCACGGCTGATTTCCGGCGTCACTTTCAGCATCTTCATCGCGATGATGCTGAGCCCTTTGTTTTCGATCCGGGAAACGATCGTGCCGATTAGTCGGCGCTGGACACCGTCGGGTTTGACAAGAATCAGTGTGCGTTCAGTTGGCATGTTTCAGTGTTCGGTTTTCAGTGTTCGGATTTGAGATCTCAGATTGTCAGACGCGAACGGCGTTCATCAGGTCGACGAATTCGCGGAACAGGTAATGGCTGTCGTGCGGGCCGGCGGAGGCTTCGGGGTGGTACTGCACTCCGAAAGCCGGGTGATTTTTGTGACGGATGCCTTCGACGGTTTCGTCATTCAGGTTGATATGAGTGACTTCGACGTCGTCGGGAAGGGATTCCGCATCGAGAGCAAACCCGTGGTTCTGCGACGTGATTTCGACTCTTCCGGTCGCCTTGTTCAGCACTGGCTGATTGGCACCCCGATGACCGAATCGCAGCTTGAAAGTACGACCTCCGCAGGCCAGTCCGAGCAACTGCAGCCCCAGACAGATTCCGAAGATGGGCTTCTCGCCCAGCAGTTCGCGAATCGTGGCGATGGCGTAGTCCAGAGGCTCGGGGTCGCCCGGACCGTTGGACAGGAAAACTCCGTCGGGGTCCAAAGCCCGGATTTCATCGGCTGTGGAACTCCCCGGCACAACGGTCACTCGGCAGCCATAGTCTTTCAGCCAGCGTGGGATGTTCCACTTCATGCCGTAGTCGATCGCGACCACATGGCGAGCGTCTGCGCCGTCTTCCTGTCTGCTGAAATCAGCCGGGCGGCCCAGACTATCCAGCGGATCATCCCAACCGGCAGACTCATGCGGCATCACGTCGCGGACAAGATCGATGCCCACCAGGCCGGGTCCGTCCTGCGCTTTCCTGACCAGCGAACTGTCATCGAGATCCGTTGTGGAAATGATTCCCTTCATCGCGCCGTGAATGCGAATCTGCCTCACCAGCGCCCGTGTGTCGATCCCCTGCAGGCCGATCACGCCGTGCCGCTTCAGATAGCTGTCGAGTGATTCCGTCGACCGGTAGTTGCTGGGGACGTCGCACAGCTCCTTGACAATGAAGCCTCGCAGAAACAGGCCGCGGCTTTCGACATCCTCTTCGTTGACTCCGTAATTGCCGATC
This window harbors:
- the ndk gene encoding nucleoside-diphosphate kinase codes for the protein MPTERTLILVKPDGVQRRLIGTIVSRIENKGLSIIAMKMLKVTPEISREHYAEHAAKPFYPDLESFITSGPVVAMIIQGPEAVSVMRTLMGKTNGRESAPGTIRGDYGASRQMNLIHGSDSVASAKREIGIYFKPEEICDHTSTLAEWSWAADEA
- the carA gene encoding glutamine-hydrolyzing carbamoyl-phosphate synthase small subunit, with the translated sequence MAARAAKLALANGSVFHGIGFGAEGEVHGEVVFNTSMTGYQEILTDPSYNGQIVTMTYPLIGNYGVNEEDVESRGLFLRGFIVKELCDVPSNYRSTESLDSYLKRHGVIGLQGIDTRALVRQIRIHGAMKGIISTTDLDDSSLVRKAQDGPGLVGIDLVRDVMPHESAGWDDPLDSLGRPADFSRQEDGADARHVVAIDYGMKWNIPRWLKDYGCRVTVVPGSSTADEIRALDPDGVFLSNGPGDPEPLDYAIATIRELLGEKPIFGICLGLQLLGLACGGRTFKLRFGHRGANQPVLNKATGRVEITSQNHGFALDAESLPDDVEVTHINLNDETVEGIRHKNHPAFGVQYHPEASAGPHDSHYLFREFVDLMNAVRV